In the genome of Schistocerca piceifrons isolate TAMUIC-IGC-003096 chromosome X, iqSchPice1.1, whole genome shotgun sequence, one region contains:
- the LOC124721748 gene encoding 26S proteasome non-ATPase regulatory subunit 9, which translates to MLLLVTCNFLHFEYFENAGCHYTVVHIMSMMDTSNEVSREEVLQLIAEKESMEKQLLSLYSVLSKNGVGMTDPLVDSEDYPRSDIDVYEVRAARQRIICLRNDLRNMMVEIEEKLHALHAASKDGIEMCVPTERANTQPVAKVAWVAAHSPADRAGLIEGDEIVEFGSLNSSNFRSISDFSVVVQNSVGRKINVKLKRMGNFVNVHMIPASWSPGGGLLGCKIVELTENAM; encoded by the coding sequence ATGTTGTTGCTAGTGACATGTAATTTTCTGCATTTCGAGTACTTTGAGAACGCTGGTTGTCATTATACAGTTGTCCACATTATGTCTATGATGGATACGTCGAACGAAGTATCACGAGAAGAGGTGCTGCAATTGATTGCAGAGAAAGAGAGTATGGAAAAGCAGTTACTTTCTTTATATTCTGTGTTATCAAAGAATGGGGTTGGAATGACAGACCCTCTCGTTGATTCAGAAGACTACCCAAGGTCTGACATAGATGTGTATGAAGTAAGAGCAGCAAGGCAGAGAATAATATGCCTTCGAAATGATCTAAGAAACATGATGGTAGAAATTGAAGAAAAGCTGCATGCTCTCCATGCCGCATCGAAAGACGGTATAGAAATGTGTGTTCCAACAGAACGAGCAAACACACAGCCTGTCGCAAAAGTAGCCTGGGTTGCTGCACATTCTCCAGCAGATCGTGCAGGCCTTATTGAAGGCGATGAAATAGTGGAATTTGGTTCACtgaatagtagtaattttaggagtATTTCAGATTTTAGCGTCGTTGTTCAGAATTCTGTTGGACGGAAGATAAATGTGAAACTTAAACGGATGGGGAATTTTGTAAACGTTCACATGATTCCTGCATCATGGTCGCCAGGTGGTGGACTTCTGGGTTGTAAAATCGTCGAACTTACAGAAAATGCGATGTGA